From a region of the Nitrospira sp. genome:
- a CDS encoding CBS domain-containing protein: MDVIATHSNADFDGLASMVAARKLFPDAKLILPAGAQEAVRTFLAAHDLGLSKLQSIDFSQISRLILVDTQDPDRIGVLKSCIDNPSVEVVVFDHHVEDQSICNGRSLLSVVQPVGATTTLLVEQLRQRRVAVSPFEATVIALGLYEETGSFGFGSTTPRDLEAGAFLLEMGADLNVVLDTLRRPLDPDTVALMNDLLEHSDVHYLEGRKVLIATSAIDRRRGEAAGVVHLLAEMQGVDAVIVAVMMEDRVQVIGRSRRPEIDVGWIAREFGGGGHAVAAAATVKGRPLSEVKERLVELLTTRYRPTLLARDVMTTPVKCIGMRTTIAAAGQRMTKYGINVFPVLDENDHFIGIVSRELIQKAEFHRLGKAPVQDIMQTDAYTAEPDTPFHDVEVAMIERNQRFVPVLAGTKIVGVITRTDLLRVMHEDVLKLAGRQALPNPSEHLTGRAHRNVTGLLQNRMPKHVVALLKEAGRLADRCNVPLYVVGGCVRDLLLGIENLDLDLVVEGDGISFARKLGEMMHARVKVHERFGTAILLLPDEFKLDLATARTEYYEYPTALPTVEQSSIKKDLYRRDFTMNALAIRLNAKGFGDVLDFYGGQRDLNDKVIRVLHGLSFVEDPTRVFRAVRFESRFGFHLGKDTAALIAGAVKMNLFQRLSGHRLLEELKLLLGEREPKQALKRLADLDLLKFIHPKLVWSSRLESLLDAVDQAVDWYRLLFLDRKMDVWLVYFMALLEVLPERPVLETLKRFPFSELEARCLKTSRMGSHAVLRRLGRKPPPKPADVYHLLSGLCDETLLSLMAKSKGETVKRQVSAFLTTYQHVKPVLTGTELKAMGLKPGPQFKKILDRLLDARLNGEVKTEAEERQLVQQVG; the protein is encoded by the coding sequence ATGGATGTGATCGCCACGCACAGCAATGCGGATTTTGACGGCCTGGCCTCCATGGTTGCCGCCCGCAAACTCTTTCCGGACGCCAAGCTGATATTGCCGGCCGGAGCCCAGGAGGCGGTTCGCACGTTTCTCGCCGCTCACGACCTAGGACTCAGTAAACTGCAATCGATCGACTTCTCTCAGATTTCCAGACTCATATTGGTCGACACTCAGGATCCTGATCGAATCGGTGTGCTGAAATCTTGCATTGATAATCCATCGGTAGAGGTGGTGGTGTTCGATCATCATGTTGAAGACCAATCTATATGTAACGGCCGCTCTCTTTTGTCCGTCGTCCAACCGGTCGGTGCCACGACGACGTTACTGGTTGAGCAGTTACGTCAGCGCCGCGTCGCGGTGTCACCATTTGAAGCGACCGTGATAGCACTGGGTCTCTACGAAGAAACTGGCTCGTTTGGCTTTGGCTCCACGACTCCCCGAGATCTTGAAGCCGGGGCGTTCCTGCTTGAAATGGGCGCAGACTTAAACGTCGTGCTGGACACCCTTCGCCGTCCTTTGGATCCCGATACCGTCGCACTCATGAACGATTTGTTGGAACACAGCGACGTCCATTACCTCGAGGGGCGAAAAGTCCTGATCGCGACGAGCGCCATCGATCGCCGCCGGGGTGAAGCGGCCGGAGTCGTACACCTGCTTGCCGAAATGCAGGGCGTCGATGCTGTCATTGTCGCCGTGATGATGGAAGACCGGGTGCAGGTGATCGGACGAAGCCGCCGTCCAGAAATCGACGTGGGATGGATCGCCCGGGAATTTGGGGGCGGCGGCCATGCCGTCGCAGCCGCCGCGACAGTCAAAGGACGACCGCTCTCAGAAGTCAAAGAACGTCTTGTCGAATTGTTGACGACTCGCTATCGGCCTACGCTGTTGGCGCGCGACGTGATGACGACGCCGGTGAAATGCATTGGAATGAGAACGACGATTGCAGCCGCCGGGCAGCGGATGACGAAATATGGAATCAATGTCTTCCCGGTTCTCGATGAGAATGATCACTTCATAGGAATAGTGAGCCGTGAGTTGATTCAAAAAGCCGAGTTTCACCGGCTCGGAAAAGCACCTGTTCAGGACATCATGCAGACTGATGCCTATACGGCAGAGCCAGACACGCCGTTTCATGACGTTGAAGTTGCCATGATCGAACGGAATCAGCGGTTCGTCCCTGTTCTAGCAGGGACGAAGATCGTGGGGGTCATTACCAGGACGGACTTGCTGAGAGTGATGCACGAGGATGTTCTCAAGCTTGCCGGTAGGCAGGCTCTGCCTAATCCATCAGAGCATCTCACCGGAAGAGCCCATCGTAACGTGACGGGATTGCTTCAGAACCGCATGCCGAAGCACGTGGTAGCGCTTCTCAAAGAAGCAGGGCGCCTCGCTGATCGTTGCAATGTGCCGCTGTACGTCGTCGGCGGCTGCGTCAGAGATCTGTTGCTGGGGATCGAGAACCTCGATCTGGATCTCGTCGTGGAGGGGGATGGAATCTCATTTGCCAGAAAACTCGGTGAAATGATGCACGCCCGTGTGAAGGTGCATGAGCGATTCGGTACGGCGATCCTTCTCCTGCCGGATGAATTCAAGCTCGATCTGGCAACCGCCAGAACAGAATATTATGAGTATCCCACCGCCTTGCCGACGGTTGAACAAAGTTCAATCAAGAAAGATCTGTACCGCCGGGATTTCACCATGAATGCGTTGGCCATCCGCTTGAACGCAAAAGGTTTTGGCGATGTCTTGGATTTCTACGGGGGTCAACGAGATCTGAATGACAAGGTCATCCGAGTCTTGCACGGGCTGAGTTTTGTCGAAGATCCGACCCGAGTGTTTCGGGCTGTGCGATTTGAATCCCGGTTCGGATTTCATTTAGGCAAGGATACCGCGGCGTTGATCGCCGGCGCCGTCAAGATGAATCTGTTTCAACGATTATCTGGTCACCGTCTGCTGGAAGAACTGAAATTGCTGTTAGGAGAGCGTGAACCAAAACAGGCTCTGAAGCGACTGGCCGATCTCGACTTGCTCAAGTTCATCCATCCTAAGTTAGTGTGGTCCAGCCGCTTGGAGTCGCTGCTCGATGCCGTAGATCAGGCGGTTGATTGGTATCGGCTGCTGTTTCTCGATCGAAAGATGGACGTGTGGTTGGTGTATTTCATGGCGCTACTGGAAGTCTTGCCGGAACGCCCCGTTCTGGAGACTCTCAAGCGTTTCCCATTTTCCGAATTGGAAGCCAGGTGCCTCAAGACATCCCGGATGGGTAGCCATGCGGTACTTCGCCGGCTTGGAAGAAAACCGCCGCCAAAGCCGGCGGACGTCTATCATCTTCTGTCAGGACTGTGTGATGAAACGCTCTTGAGCCTCATGGCCAAGAGCAAAGGAGAAACGGTCAAGCGGCAGGTGTCAGCGTTCCTCACCACCTATCAACACGTGAAGCCGGTGCTGACCGGTACTGAGTTGAAGGCCATGGGACTTAAGCCGGGTCCGCAGTTCAAGAAGATTCTCGACCGGTTGCTTGACGCGCGTCTGAACGGGGAGGTGAAGACAGAGGCAGAGGAACGACAGCTGGTTCAACAGGTAGGTTGA
- a CDS encoding sulfite oxidase-like oxidoreductase, with amino-acid sequence MDEPSRLTKTKEQWARARRGGEEREVFYEGDDRLPPGQHLVENFPVLDLGFKPEILLNEWKLSIGGFVTTPVTWTWEQFSAQPPFNDRSDFHCVTSWSRYDNDWEGVSFKHLISVVKPLSLARFVLFRSYDDYTTNLPLDVCDDADVLLAHSWNGKPLSRDHGGPVRVIVPKRYAWKGAKWVKEITFSDRDEKGFWEVRGYSNTALPWQNDRYG; translated from the coding sequence ATGGATGAACCGAGCAGGCTAACGAAGACCAAAGAGCAATGGGCCAGGGCTCGGCGAGGCGGAGAAGAACGTGAAGTGTTCTATGAAGGAGACGACCGTCTCCCCCCCGGCCAACACCTCGTCGAGAACTTCCCCGTGTTGGATCTTGGGTTCAAGCCCGAGATCCTGTTGAATGAATGGAAGCTCAGCATTGGTGGATTTGTCACCACACCTGTCACATGGACATGGGAGCAATTTTCGGCCCAGCCTCCATTCAACGACCGATCGGACTTTCACTGTGTCACGTCATGGAGCCGGTACGACAACGATTGGGAAGGGGTCAGTTTCAAACACCTCATATCTGTCGTGAAACCGTTGTCGCTGGCGCGGTTTGTTCTCTTCAGGTCATACGACGACTACACGACGAATTTACCGCTCGATGTCTGTGACGACGCCGATGTGCTGTTGGCCCACAGCTGGAACGGAAAACCTCTCTCTCGAGACCATGGCGGGCCCGTACGTGTGATCGTCCCAAAACGCTATGCCTGGAAGGGAGCGAAGTGGGTGAAGGAGATTACGTTTTCAGATCGGGATGAAAAGGGGTTTTGGGAAGTGCGTGGGTATTCCAACACCGCATTGCCGTGGCAAAACGATCGCTATGGGTAG